One Malus domestica chromosome 11, GDT2T_hap1 genomic region harbors:
- the LOC114819803 gene encoding uncharacterized protein has protein sequence MVFLKCFKSNTITILAKEGDSQDSGTTLKLYAPLTGPKALALPAKDNSMHIKSWSSEVPWDVVDSVRLNAKKKACTSMSLILNHSHHVRDNHSVSFELLGDRIRSGAMAWSSTLSTTGGAAFVEFYWEWLEDVLSRSKDMLTNTGLYHAVYASLFSYDRHPSVIRAFFEHWCSATNTLHMARGEMSISLWDLHKIGGLPIQGQFYDEVVPSVEEFSYRNSRGLPASCRYLFGAYHKLFQEAPGKSGVKISSWIQFWYWDAMKYKRPSKKSGRNKTTRPKGDSDPSGVIGPAVRRTSAELKAFEDCGVASEHLEESYLAALLACWLCKFVFPKDDVNFIRPGVFKVASKMAVGESFSLAIPVLANIYDGLNVISNLASTEDRAAVLPYHYVYGWLGEYFGTHFSSSTLDKSGPSSPTSVKLGPLMTKYSGVLSARSLDDSQAQTLFRSCEGLKMDRLARVGSVRRGIMDDSHLRSSDLSYLISLRSAYVSLRQENRCVVQPYNPHRFSRQFGFVQNVPGRLKEKAQSESLQAVYMHWESCTRAFTNAYITLPAKDEFRGNPVTRVYAHWWSKVHHEDLGMASGNNSSHSRHDALKEGSFATPMQLVPFDCVSATPLQDRPVALVRQRLCSSPHHLDASEEAGDEVDSYEDGLVLRQRQQVLNKRPLEVAQVDSDVNFRHKKKEVFRPPQSDGRVSLEKDVGPSCPFDLAAAGVHSYMDMLLGGNLLTDGEIGDPPGEELVQNSPNLPSLPCVGEGVQESIIRPAPLPASSAISLRGPNLNGTEQFIHRLKLRAALDVKSHIESRISKCSLEDLSLLEEDLSKLVSTIDNLNVDSSSLRNKIAELMAASTEYSSLHAISLKKLSPDDRAQQLAAIDLSLARVRSSQQVASGDYQVTEAYLASVQVRLDALVREREQLGTQASQLEKVLAEQRATLSQHHEEISRLEQEKGLAMDLPTLSPTEVETLKTLEGLLQDRLRSFRDISFQ, from the exons ATGGTGTTTCTCAAGTGTTTTAAAAGCAACACTATCACCATTCTTGCAAAGGAAGGCGATTCACAGGATAGTGGAACGACGTTAAAGCTTTATGCGCCACTTACCGGCCCCAAGGCGCTTGCCCTTCCCGCAAAAGACAAttccatgcatattaagtcgtggtcttctgAAGTACCTTGGGATGTGGTAGACTCTGTTCGACTGAATGCAAAGAAAAAGGCATGCACATCGATGAGTCTTATCTTGAACCATTCGCACCATGTTCGTGACAATCATTCAGTTTCGTTTGAGCTTCTTGGCGATCGTATCCGTAGCGGAGCTATGGCTTGGAGTAGCACCTTGTCGACTACTGGAGGAGCCGCCTTTGTTGAGTTTTATTGGGaatggcttgaagatgtcttgagcCGTTCCAAAGATATGCTTACCAACACGGGCCTTTATCATGCTGTATATGCATCTCTGTTCAGTTATGACCGACATCCTTCCGTCATTCGTGCATTCTTCGAGCATTGGTGTTCAGCGACCAACACACTTCATATGGCTCGAGGGGAGATGTCGATCTCGCTTTGGGATCTCCATAAGATAGGAGGCTTGCCAATCCAGGGACAATTTTACGATGAGGTTGTTCCTAGTGTGGAAGAGTTTTCTTATCGCAACAGCCGAGGATTACCTGCAAGCTGCCGCTATTTGTTTGGGGCATACCATAAGCTTTTCCAAGAGGCCCCAGGTAAGTCAGGCGTGAAGATCTCTTCATGGATCCAATTTTGGTATTGGGATGCCATGAAGTACAAGAGGCCTTCGAAGAAAAGCGGTCGTAACAAGACAACCAGGCCTAAGGGGGACTCGGACCCGTCGGGTGTCATTGGTCCAGCTGTTCGTCGTACTTCTGCTGAGTTGAAGGCATTCGAGGATTGTGGCGTGGCGTCAGAGCACTTAGAAGAATCTTACTTAGCCGCTCTCTTAGCTTGTTGGCtctgtaagtttgttttccccaAGGATGATGTCAACTTCATTCGTCCCGGAGTCTTCAAagttgctagcaagatggctgTAGGCGAATCTTTTAGTCTTGCTATTCCAGTTTTAGCCAACATTTACGACGGCTTGAATGTTATTTCGAACTTGGCAAGCACTGAAGATCGTGCTGCGGTGCTCccttaccactatgtgtatggttggttgggtgagtattttggcactcatttttcttcgtCAACTTTAGACAAGTCAGGTCCTTCTTCTCCGACTTCAGTCAAGTTGGGGCCTTTAATGACGAAGTATTCTGGTGTGCTTTCTGCGAGGAGTCTTGATGATTCGCAGGCTCAAACACTGTTTAGAAGTTGTGAAGGTTTAAAAATGGACCGCCTGGCGAGAGTTGGCTCAGTACGGCGAGGCATCATGGATGATTCGCATCTTCGCTCTTCAGATTTGTCTTATCTCATAAGTCTTCGCTCAGCGTATGTTTCTTTGCGGCAAGAAAACCGATGCGTCGTTCAGCCGTACAATCCTCACCGTTTTagcaggcaatttggttttgtccaaaatGTGCCTGGCAGGCTGAAGGAAAAGGCCCAATCAGAATCCTTGCAAGCCGTgtatatgcattgggagtcttgtacCCGTGCATTTACGAATGCTTATATCACCCTGCCAGCCAAGGACGAGTTCAGGGGTAATCCAGTGACTCGTGTTTACGcgcattggtggtcaaaggtaCATCATGAGGATTTGGGGATGGCAAGTGGTAATAATTCTTCCCATTCACGCCACGATGCGTTGAAAGAAGGCAGTTTTGCGACTCCTATGCAGCTGGTACCTTTTGATTGTGTGAGTGCAACTCCCTTGCAAGACAGACCTGTGGCTTTAGTCCGTCAACGTTTGTGCTCATCTCCTCACCATTTGGATGCTTCTGAAGAGGCGGGTGACGAGGTTGATTCGTATGAAGATGGACTTGTTTTGCGGCAGCGCCAACAAGTTTTAAACAAACGACCACTTGAAGTTGCTCAGGTTGACAGCgatgtcaattttcgtcataaaaagaaagaagtgtTTAGGCCTCCCCAATCCGATGGTCGTGTGTCTCTAGAGAAAGAT GTTGGGCCTTCTTGTCCTTTTGATTTGGCGGCCGCGGGTGTTCACTCCTATATGGATATGCTACTTGGAGGCAATCTACTTACAGACGGGGAGATTGGGGATCCGCCCGGTGAAGAGCTCGTTCAAAATTCGCCCAATCTTCCAAGCCTGCCGTGTGTAGGTGAAGGCGTACAAGAGTCCATCATACGTCCAGCACCTTTGCCAGCTAGTTCTGCGATCTCTTTGAGAGGGCCGAACCTTAATGGTACCGAGCAATTTATCCATCGCCTCAAACTTCGCGCTGCCTTGGATGTCAAAAGCCATATTGAGAGTAGGATTTCGAAGTGTTCGCTGGAAGACCTTTCATTGCTCGAAGAAGATTTGTCGAAGCTTGTTTCTACGATTGACAACCTTAATGTTGATTCTTCGTCTTTGAGGAACAAGATTGCCGAACTTATGGCCGCCTCCactgagtattcttccttgcACGCTATTTCCTTGAAGAAATTGAGCCCAGATGATCGAGCTCAACAGCTTGCAGCGATAGACTTGTCCTTGGCCCGAGTCCGGTCTTCTCAGCAAGTTGCTTCGGGAGATTATCAAGTCACAGAGGCTTATTTAGCTTCCGTCCAGGTGCGTCTGGATGCGTTGGTACGAGAGCGAGAGCAGTTGGGAACCCAAGCATCACAACTTGAAAAAGTTCTTGCAGAACAGAGGGCTACACTTTCTCAGCACCATGAGGAGATCTCACGTCTAGAACAAGAGAAAGGCCTGGCTATGGATTTGCCCACCTTGTCTCCGACCGAGGtggagactttgaagactttggaaggcttgcttcaagatcgcctCCGTAGTTTTAGGGACATATCTTTCCAGtaa